TTGAGGTCAAAAATTGAGGAAAATCCAAGTAAACCAGAATACCTGAAAACCATCTGGGGCATAGGCTATAAATTATCTGTCGAGTAGTAATAAGCAACTGATACTTAAGAGCGAATAAAACAACGTCTATCTTCTGTGCCTACATTCTCTCTGTTGTAACTATGTGGATTGAAGACGGCGTTAATTTAGGCAATATCACCCCTAAAGAAAGCAGAGTTTGCTTGTCAGAGACCGACGTCGTTGTTTTAATTTTAAAAACCCCTAGGCACGATTTTAATATGCAAATCGTGAACTAGGGGTTTTTAATTCTACATACCTAAAGTTTTTTCGTCTTTTTACAAATGTCAACTGAGGGAGTAACGTCATAACTTTATTTTTTTATAATGCCTCCTGCATTTCCAATAAACTTTGCCATCCTTTTGAAAACCTTTCCCTGTTCAAGATTCTCTAAGAGTTGTTTGTAATCACAGATTTACTTTCCATAGACCATGGAGGTTACAGTACTCTCTAATCTCCACTACATCCTCTTGTTTAATACGAAATTCTGCAACTGGTTTTTGTCCAGGTACTAACTCTGCTCTCAATACCTGGTCCTTCGTCAATACTTCAATAAAACGAATCGAATGCTTCTCTTCCATCGGGTGTTCCACACTGCCCACTCTAACCAAGATTCCTTCACCCGAGGCTTCAATTACCGGGACATGTTTTTCTTTAGCGGCATCCTCCGTTTTAGCTTCCAGTTTCTCCATCGGCTGATGGCAGCATACCAGGGCCGGAGCCCCTTGTTCAACAACTTCCACCACATTGCCACAAATACTGCATTTATAGAGTTCACGTAATTTTGTCATCCTAATCCCTCCATAACTTTTTTGGTTACTTCTTTTAACTGGTCGCTATCCGGAATGTATTGAATTCGAATTTGATCTAATACTTCAAAACGCATACTTTTTAATGCTTCTTCAATGAGACCTACACTCTGACCTCCCCAACCATAAGAACCAAAACCAAAACCTACC
This Desulfosporosinus orientis DSM 765 DNA region includes the following protein-coding sequences:
- a CDS encoding desulfoferrodoxin → MTKLRELYKCSICGNVVEVVEQGAPALVCCHQPMEKLEAKTEDAAKEKHVPVIEASGEGILVRVGSVEHPMEEKHSIRFIEVLTKDQVLRAELVPGQKPVAEFRIKQEDVVEIREYCNLHGLWKVNL